A region of the Kribbella sp. NBC_01245 genome:
GAGCCGAGCATCCGGTAACAGTGAGCGTGCAACTGACGCCGCAACGGCGCCACCAGCCGGTCGAAGGCGGCGTCATCGCCGGCGCGGGCCAGCGCCAGATCGAGTGATTCTGAAGAAACTTCGCTCACGACCGACGATTCTGCCCGATCCCGGGAGTCTTCACCTGCGACGACGTTCCGAAGTCGTCCGAAGTCGTTCCGAGTCGTTCCGAGCGTGGAGGTAAGACCATGACCGAGGCAGACCTGAAGGCCGATCTGCAGCACTACTTGCGCAAGGCGCGCGCCGCGTTGCTGTGGAAGGTCGAGGGGCTTTCCGAGTACGACGTACGCCGGCCGTTGACCTCGACCGGGACCAACCTGCTCGGCCTGGTGAAACACCTGACGACGGTCGAACTGCTCTATCTGGGGATTGTGTACGACCGGCCTTTCGACGAGTTCCTGCCGTGGTTCCGCGAGGACGCCGAGCCGAATTCGGACATGTGGGCGACCGCCGACGAGTCGCGCGAGTTCATCCTCGGCCTGTATCGCCGGGCCGCGGATCACGCCGACGCGACGATCGAGGCGGTCCCGCTCGACGCGGTCTGCCACATCCCGTGGTGGGGCGAGAACGGCAGCGAGGCCAACCTGCACCAGGTCCTCACCCACTTGATCGCCGAGTGCCACCGCCATGCGGGTCATGCCGATATCGTCCGCGAGCTGATCGACGACAGCATCGGCGAAGGGCCGAACGACGACCGCATCCCGTCCACCGACGCCGGCTGGTGGAAGTCGTACCACAGCCAACTAGAGGAGGCCGCACGATCGGCTGACGGGCTGGCGGTCCGCTGAGCGGGGTCGCGGTCCGCTGAGCGGCTAGGGTCGTGTGGATGGCGAAGAAGATCATCCTGGATTGCGACCCTGGCCACGATGACGCCGTCGCGCTGTTACTCGCGCACGGCAGTCCCGAAATCGACCTACTGGCCGTGACCACCGTGTTCGGCAACCAGACCCTGGACAAGGTGACTCGCAACGCCCTCTCGGTGGCGCGAGTCGCCGGCATCACGGACGTGCCGTTCGCCGCGGGTTGTGCCCGGCCGCTGGTGCGCGGCATCAAGACGGCCGGCGCGATCCACGGCGAGTCCGGGCTCGATGGACCGGTGCTGCCCGAGGCGGCGATCGAGCTGGACCCGCGGCATGCCGTGGACCTGATCATCGACACGCTGATGACCGAACCAGCCGGCACGGTCACGCTGGTGCCGACGGCGGCGTTGACGAATATCGCCCTGGCGGTGCGCAAGGAACCGCGCATCGTCGGGCGAGTTCGCGAGGTCGTGCTGATGGGTGGGGCGTACGCGGCCGGCAACTGGAGCGCGAAGGCGGAGTTCAACATCCTGGCCGATCCCGAGGCCGCGCACATCGTGATCAACGAGCCATGGCCGTTGACGATGGTCGGTCTCGATCTCACCCATCAGGCTCTCGCGACCCCCTCAGTGGTCGAGCGCATTGCGGCTGTTGGAACGGCGCCGGCGAAGTTCGTGGTCGAGCTGATCGACTTCTTCGCCAAGGCGTACGAGGCGAACCAGTTCTTCACCGCTCCCCCGGTCCACGATCCGTGCGCCGTCGCCCGGGTGATCGATCCGGCCGTCATGACAACCCGGCGCGCACCGCTCGACGTCGAACTGAACGGCACCCTCACCCTCGGCATGACCGTCGCCGATCTGCGCGCGCCCGCGCCGGCCGGCTGCACGACCGAGGTCGCGGTCGATCTCGACCACGCCCGCTTCTGGGATCTGGTCATCGACGCGTTGGAACGCATCGGCGACCCGAGTTAGCCGGGCAGTTTGCGGGTGTCGATGACCTCTTGGGCCACGTCGCGAAGTTTGCGGTTGTGGTCCTGGGAGTAGCGCTTCAGGATCGCGAAGGCCCGATCGCCGTCCACGTCGAACTTCATCATCAGGATGCCCATCGCCTGGCCGACCAGCTTGCGCGCGTCAACCGCGCGGGCCATGGTCTCCTCCTGGCGGGCCGCCGCCACGGCGACCGACGCGTGCCGCGCCAGGATGTGCGCGACCGCGAGGTCATCGGCGCTGAACCCGCCGGCCTGCTCGCCGTACAACGTGAGCACGCCCACGGACTGCACACCGATGCACAACGGAACATGTACGGCGCTGCCGACGCCGAGCTCGGAGACCTTCGTCGCCCAGTCGGGCCACCGCGTCTCCGCCGAGGTATCAACGACATCGACGATCTCCTGCGCGCGCAAAGACTCGATCAAAGGGCCTGCGGCGGAGTCGATCTGCCACTGGAAGACCGATTCCAGGACCGAGTCGGTGACCGCGCCGATCTCGGCCCGGCCTCCGCGCGCGGCAAGCACCACGCCCGCGTGCCGGCAGTTCACGGCCTGCAGCGCGAAATCCACTACGGCTTCGACGGTATCGGTCACTGTCGGCGCTCCGTGCAACTCCATCGCGAGCTCCGCGAAAGTGAGCGCCGCGCCCGGATCGGAACGCAGGTCATCCCCAGACGCACCGACGCCACTGGAGAGATCCACTCGTCCATATTGCCCCGGTTATACCCCTCCGGCCAACCATCCCGCCTTTTCATGGGCTTGGCAGTATCCGGCGCGGGCTCGTTCACACCCCGGGCCTCCGCTCATGAGCTCTCGCGCTCTTCCAGGCCGACGGCCTTGCGTAGTTCGCTGGTGGCGTCGCGTAGTTCGTCTGACTCGGCTTCGGCTTCGGCCGAATGGTCCATCAGGGCCGCCAGCGCCGCGGCCACGGCGTTCAGCTTGTCCTGAACGGCGGCATCCGCGCGGGTCTGGCTGTTCTGCAACAGGGCCACCATCAAGAACGTGACGATGGTGGTGATCGTGTTGATGATCAGCTGCCAGGTGTCGACGGTGCCGATGAGGAAGTACGACGGCGCCCAGACCACCACCAGCAGCAGGCAGAACGCGAAGAACCACGCCCGCGAGAAGAATCTCGACGCCGCGCTGGCGAACCGGTCGAACAGGCTCAACCGCCCACTCACATCCGACGGCATGTGCGCCGATCGCGATCCTTTGATCGTCGTGCTCATTCCGGCCTCCCTTGCCATCAGCAACAGGTGCCCGCCGCGTTCCGATTTCATGCCGAACGGGGAGTTGGGTACTGGGAGTGCATGAACAAATACCAAGTCGAGCCGGACCCCCGGCAGGACCGCAAGCCCGACAGCCACGTCCGGCGCTGGGGCGCGGTATACCTGCTGGCCGTGCTGTTCATGGGCTCCTGGCTGGGCCAGTTCTTCACCCAGCTGAGCGAGTTCCGCACTGACCAGCAGGACCACGGCCAGTCGTTCGTCTGGGCGGACTACCTGACCAACTTCTTCGCCAGCACCTTCGAAAACTGGCAAAGCGAATGGCTCCAACTCGTCTTCCAGGCCATCCTCCTCCTCGGCGCCAAACACGTCATCTTCCGAGTAGACGCTGAAGACCTGGAACGCCTAGAAGCCAAAGTCGACCAAATCTCCAAAAAACTAGACACCCCTCCTCCCCAATAACCCACCGCGCGCGCCCCTCACCACGATCGGACGCGAAATGCGCCGCCCGTGGAAACTCTGGCCACGTTCGGACGCAAAATGCGTGACGTACCGGCAAGCCGACACCGCGGAGGCCGTACACGGGGCATGCCCACCTCTCAACCCCGCGGGCGGAATTTGTGGAAACCCCTCCGCGAGGTGCCTCGTTGTGCTTGCGCGCGCGACATAACCAGGCACTTCGCGGAGGGGTTTTCCACAAATTCCGCATTTCGCGTCCGACCGTGGGTGGGAGGGCTCGCGAGTGGCAAGGGGTGGTGCGGGGGTGGGGGCTAGCGGGGGTGGAGGGGTTTCGTGGCGGGGCCGTCGAGGATGGTGCCGGTGGGGGTGAAGCGGGAGCCGTGGCAGGGGCAGTCCCAGGTGGATTCGGCGGGGTTCCAGGAGAGGGCGCAGCCCATGTGCGTGCATACCGGGGAGACCTTGTGGAGGTTGCCGTCGTGGTCGCGGTAGGCGCCGACTGTGCTGCCGTCGACATCAAGGAGTCCGCCTTGGCCGACTTCCAGATGGTCGGCGCCACCTTTGAGCGTGCGCCGGAGGTGCCCGGCGGCGAACGCCTTGCTGACCTTCAGATTGTCCTTGACCATTTCCGCGACCGCGCGCGGGCCGCCGATGCGGCGTGCGTCGTACAGCTCGGTCCACGGGTTGTCGCGCCCGGCGATCACGTCGCGCAGCAGCATCGCGGCCGCCGTACCGTTGCTCAGACCCCACTTCCGCATCCCGGTCGCGACGAGAATGGCGGAACTTTCGGGCGTCCGGCCGACGTACGGCAACATGTCCACCGTGTTGTAGTCCTGGGCCGACCAGCGATACTCCACCGCGACCTCGTCCACGCCCCAGGTCGACGCGACCCAGTCGATCAGACCTTGGTACCGGCCTTGCGTGTCCTCCACCGTGCCCGTCTCGTGGCTGCCGCCGACCACGATGAGGCCGTTCGGGCCGCCGCCGGGCCAGGGCCGCGTGGATCGGACCTGCTCGTCGATGGAAATGGCCATCCCGCGAGGGGCCGGTTCGGGCAGCTGTACGGCGATCCCGTACGAGCGGCTCGGCCGGGTCCGCGCGAAGTATCCCCCGGTCATACCGATCGGGAGGAGGGTCGCGAGCACGGCGTACCGGGCATCGACCGCCGCACCGCCCTCGGTGGACACGCGGCCCTTACGACTCACGTCGACCACGCGGCTGTGCTCGTAGACGCGCACGCCTTCATCCACCAGCGCCGAGGCCAATCCCGCTAAGTAAAGCCCTGGGTGCAACTGGATCTGGTTGTCGAACCGGATGGCCTCGACCACACCCGGTAGTCCGACCTCGCCCGCATCCGCCAACGCCACGTCCAGCCCAAGCGCCGAGAGGCCCAGCTCGGTCGTAGCCGCGACCTCGGCCGCGATCCGGTGAGCGCGGTCCGGATCCGTCGTATAGGTGTAAGCAGGCGCCCGGATCAACTCGCAGTCGATGCTCTCGCCGAGGCGTGCGACCTCCTCGACGCCGGCCAGGTTCGCTGCGGCGTACAGCTCGGCCTTCTCGCTGCCGTGCCGCTTGGCGAGATCGGCGTAGATGAGGCTGTGCTGCGCCGTGACCTTGCCCGTGGTGTTCCCGCTCGTACGGGCGCCGATCCGGCCGCCCTCGAGAAGCACAACCTCCGCGCCCTCCTGCGCCGCCAGCAAGGCGGTCGTGAGTCCGATCAGCCCTCCACCGACCACGACCACATCCGCCCGCAGCTCACCGGCCGCCGCCTCGAATCGAGGCATGGTCGCGGTCGCGAGCCACACGCTGTCGTTCACAGCAGGACGCGAAGGTTGCTCCACTCGTGTCCGGTACCCATTTCAGCGCCGATCAGCGGGACACCTCGTGTACGACATCCCCGGTCACCCGCTCAGGCATCGCCCGGGCGACGTCCGCCTGAGCGATGATCCCGACCAGTTTGTGCCCATCGATGACCGGCAGCCGCCGCACCTGGTGCTGCGCCATCATCTGCAGCGCCTCCCCGATGTCGTCGTCCGCCCCGATCGTGATCGGCTTGCCCTGGGCCAACTGCCCGGCCATCGTCGACGCCGGGTCACCGCCATCGGCGATGCAGCGAACCACGATGTCCCGATCGGTCAGCATGCCTTTGAGGCGTTGGTCCTCGCCGCAGATGGGCAACGAACCGACGTCCAGATCGCGCATCTTCCGGGCCGCGTCAACCAGGCTCTCGTTCTCGCCAACGCACTGCGCTCCGGCAGTCATCAGGTCTCGCGCACTAGTCACAACGCTCACCTACTCTCTCGGATCGCCTTAGGCGCCCGGTGCCCCTACCCGACCCGCTCAAAACCGTCACGCGGTGGGCTTGGTGGCCTTGCCGTCGAGCCAGAGGGTGTCGGAATCGTCGCGATGTACGCCGGTGGTGCCAACGTGTTTCGTGGAGATCTTCGGGCCGTTCTTGATCACGTGCACCAACGCCATCGCGTGACCCCGGCCGAGGTCGTAGTCGGCCTTGAGCCAGTCCGCGATCGCCCCGGCCTTCACCGAAGGACCCTCGAACCCACGCTCACGCGCCTGCTCCACCAGCTGCCGCGGGGTCAGACCGGTCTTCTCCTCGATCTTGTCGAGATACGCCTGGAACGACATCTTCAGCCTTCTTTCCTCGTACGACGGCCTCGCTCGCCGGGCCGTCCGTAAGGCCGCCAGCGGCCGCCTCACCACTGCGTCGAACCGCCCAGCCCGATTTCGACACCACGCCTGTCGGGAATATCGACCCTTACGGCGGCTAGCTTCCGATCATGAGCATGTCGAGCCAGAAGTCTGCCGAACTGACCGGCGGCGAGCGGGTCGGAGTCGCCTGCGCGGGGATGATGGCGGCCCTACTCGTCGCGGCCTGCGCCTCCGTGGCGATCGCCTTGTCCGGGAGCCTGGGCTCGCTGGTCATCGGCGTGGCAGTCGGCGGGATTGTCGGCGCCGGCGGGCTGTACTGGTTCTCGGTCGCCAACGGCCTCGGCCACGCCTTCGGCCTCACCACCGCCGCTTTGCTGACGTTGACCGGCCTGTTCGGCGTATTCCCTTCGCTCGACCACCCCAGCGGCCTGGTCATCCTGCTAACCGGCCTCCTCCTATCCGCAGTGGCCGCCGCGATGCTCACCGACCGCCAACGGGCCGCCACCGGTTACCGCGCAATCGGCGTACTCACCGCATTGATCGCCCTGGCCATATTCGTCTGGATCTTCAGCATCGAGCACACCTGGTTCGACGTCTGAAAGAAACTTCCACGAGCCGGTGTCCATCGGGCGGGATGTCGTTCGTAGTGATGGTGGGACGAGAATGCCCGACGACACGACAAGGGAGAACCACCGTGAAGTACATGCTGCTGATCAACGCCGGCGCGACCCAGGACGGCACCGCTGAGGGCTGCACCGTCGAGGATTGGATGGCGTACGACAAGACCGTCCGGGACGCGGGCATCTTCGTCTCCGGCGAGTCGCTGGCCGACCTGGTGACCGCCACGACCGTGCGAGTCGGCGACGACGGGCGGCGGACCGTCACCGACGGGCCATTCGCGGAGACCCGCGAGGTGCTCGGCGGGTTCTACGTGATCGACGTGGCAGACCTCGACACGGCGCTCGACTGGGCCGGCCGCTGCCCTGGCGCGCGTGGCGGTGGCTCGATCGTGGTCCGCCCGATCGCCGACTTCGACGTCTGACCGCCTGCTCATGAGCGATGCCGGCGAGGTCGAGCGGGTCTGGCGGGAAGAGCGCGGGCGGCTGCTGGCAGCGTTGGTACGGCGGTTCGGCGACCTCGACCTCGCCGAGGACGTCACCGCGGACGCGATCGAGGTGGCCCTGGAGCGTTGGCCGGTTGAAGGCGTACCGCCGAAGCCGGGTGCTTGGCTGATGACGACCGCCCGGCGTAAGGCGGTCGACCGGTTGCGGCGGGACAAGACGTACGCCGCGCGGCTGGCCGTGCACCAGGTGGACGCCGATCGCGCCGACCACGCGCCACCGGCCGACGCGGCTGGCTCGGATGGCGGGCTCCCGGACGAGCGGCTCCAGTTGTTCTTCACCTGCGCTCATCCCGCTCTCCCCGCCGAAGACCGGATCGCGCTGACCCTGCGCTGCCTGGCGGGCTTGACCACTCCCGAAGTGGCGCGGGCGTTTTTGGTGCCGACGGCAACGATGGCCAAGCGGATCGTCCGGGCGAAGAAGAAGATCCGGGAGGCGCGCATCCCGTTCCGCGTGCCAGGTCCGGACGAACTACCCGAGCGGCTGCCCGGCGTACTGCAGGTCGTCTACTCGATCTTCACCGAGGGGTACGCCGCCAGCTCCGGTCCAACCCTGCAACGGCTGGACGTCGCCGACGAGGCGATCCGGCTGGCGCGGATCCTCCGTCGACTGCTGCCCAACGAACGCGAGATCGCCGGGCTGCTCGCGTTGATGCTGCTCATCCACGCCCGGCGCGATGCCCGGACCGGCCCGGACGGCTCGTTGGTACTCCTCGACGAGCAAGACCGCGGCCGGTGGGACCGCGCGATGATCGAGGAAGGCCGCGCGCTGGTCGTGTCCGCGATCTCGGGCGGTCCGGTCGGCCCGTACGGCGTCCAGGCCGCGATCGCCGCGCTGCACGACGAAGCCGCCGACGTCGCGACCACCGACTGGCCGCAAATCGTCGCCCTGTACGACGTACTGCTCGCGCTCACGCCGTCCCCGGTGGTCGCGCTCAACCGGGCGGCGGCCATCGCGATGCGTGACGGGCCCGAGGCCGGGTTGGCCCTGCTGGACGACCTGACGGATGAGCCGATTTTGCGCGGGTATCACCCGTACCTGGTCGCCCGGGCAGACCTGTTGCACCGGCTCAACCGACTACCCGAGGCCGCGGCGGCGTACCGGCAAGCCCTGGAATCGGCCGGCACGGACCCCGAACGCCTGCACCTCGAACGACGCCTCCACGCGATCCAGGAGTCAGGGCGCGGTGTCGCGGGTACCGAGGGCTAGTAGACCCGTACGACTCTGGACCTAGGAGTTGAGATGGCAGTCAAGCTGAACCGAGCGGCCTTCGACCACGCCAAGGGCCTGATCTCGAAGCACCAGGTGAGCAAGGACGAGCGCGACGACTGGAGCGAGCACCAGCCGACCGCTGACGAGGAGAACGAGTACCTCGAGCGCCACGGCTGGGACGACTACTCGCGCTGGTACCTCGGTGTGGACGACGAGATGGACGAGAAGACCAAGGGCCACTACAAGTTCCCGTACGGCGACTTCCGCCGCCTCCACCGCTGCGGCCTGATCTCCGCCGAGTCCCGCGCGGCGCAGCAGGACTACGACGACATCACCAAGGCCACCGCCGAACTCCACGAACAGCTAGACGGCGAGCACGCGTGACTCACAGTTGACACGGTTGGCCGCGACGGCACGACCCACACCCGGCCACCCATGCCGCTGTCGCTTAACTCGCCGACCTGTATCGCGAAAGCGCGTGATTCGGCCTGGCTTTGTGGGGTCAGCAACAGGTCTGGAGGTAGGACTGGAGGTCTGCCAGGGCTGTCGCCGCGCCGTCGCGATCGGCCCGGTAGTAGACGGTTTTGCCTTCACGGCGAGAGGTGACGATGTGAGCGCGACGAAGGATGTCCAGTTGCTGCGAGGCGGATGACTGCCCTACGCCCGCGAGGTCGGCGACTTCGTTGACCGACAGCTCGGCGCCTTGGGCGAAGACCAGCATGATGCGCTGACGGGTCGGGCTCGCGAGCGCCTTCAGGAACTCGTGCGTCTCGGCTCGCAGCTCTGTGGCCGGCGTTTCAGCCATCGATTCTCCTCCTTCCGTGGACAGGTCGAGACTAGCTCAAATCATCATTTCATCATCTTTTAATATGATGATACGTTTGGATTATGGCTCACTCCCCTTCGGTTGTTGTCATCGTCGGCGCCGGGCAGTCCGGACTTGCGGCAGCGAGTGCCGCCAAGGCCGCCGGCTTCCGACCACTGATCCTGGAGGCCGGCGAACGACCCGTCGGCTCCTGGCCGGCGTACTACGACAGCCTCACGTTGTTCTCCCCCGCCAGGTACAGCGCCTTCCCGGGCGTCCCGCTTCCTGGCGACCCTGATCGCTACCCGTCCCGGGACGAGGTCGTCGCCTACCTCGAAGCGTTTGCGGCCACGCTGGACGTCGAGCTCCGTACTGGCGTACGCGTCGTCAAAGTCACCACCGCCGGTACGGGCTTCGCTGTTCACACGGAGAGTGGTGAGGTAGTTCAGGCTGCGGGAGTCGTCGCGGCCAGCGGCTCCTTTGGGAGCCCCTTCGTCCCGTCACTACCCGGCCTGGACGGCTTCACCGGCGACGTACTGCATGTGGCGGGTTATCGCAGACCTAAGTCGTACGCCGGCCAGCGGGTCGTAGTAGTCGGTGCAGGCAACTCTGCCGTCCAAGTCGCCTACGAACTCGCAGACGTCGCCACGGTGACACTGGCCGTGCGTAGACCCGTCCAGTTCATCCCGCAGGTCCGTGGTGGCCGTGACATGCACTATTGGCTGACGAAATTGCGTATCGACCTACTGCCGCCCGCCGTACTCTCGCGGGTCATACGCGGCACTCCCGTCTTCGACACCGGCGAATACCGCGCCGCGCTCGCGTCGGGCCGGTACCGCCAGCGTCCGATGTTCAGTGGCTTCGACGGCGACCACGTGGTCTGGCCGGACGGTGAGCGGGAACGGGCCGACACGGTCATCCTGGCGACCGGCTATCGCCCGAACGTCGACTATCTGGAACCACTTGGCGCTCTCGACACCGCCGGGCTGCCGCTGCACAAGGGCGGGGTTTCACTGACGCATCCCGGCTTGGTCTATGCCGGACTGGAGTTCCAGCGTTCGTTCTCGTCGAACACCCTGCGCGGCGTACACCGCGACGCGACCCACGTCATCGCCGCACTGAAGGCTCATCTCTAGGGACCGCCTTGCCTGTTGATTCGATATAAGTCAAGATAGACGCATGTCGAAGCAGGAGATTCCCTTGGAACGCAGCGGTGGGTGCTGCACGCCGATCTCGGTGGCCGCGCTGGACTCGACCGCCGCCGCCGATGGTGCAGCGGCGTTCAAGGCACTCTCCGACCCGATCCGGCTCAGGCTGATGTCGATCATCGCATCATCGGGTGACGAGGTCTGTGTCTGCGACATCACTCCGCATTTCGAGGTCAGCGGACCGACGATCTCCCACCACCTGCGGGTCCTTCGCGAGGCCGGGCTCGTGGATTGCGAGCGCCGCGGCACCTGGGTCTACTACTGGTCCATCCCCGAGCGTCTCACCTGGGTATCCACGCTGCTGTCCGTGCCGGAGACCGCCGGCGCCT
Encoded here:
- a CDS encoding ArsR/SmtB family transcription factor, with protein sequence MSKQEIPLERSGGCCTPISVAALDSTAAADGAAAFKALSDPIRLRLMSIIASSGDEVCVCDITPHFEVSGPTISHHLRVLREAGLVDCERRGTWVYYWSIPERLTWVSTLLSVPETAGA
- a CDS encoding RNA polymerase sigma factor: MSDAGEVERVWREERGRLLAALVRRFGDLDLAEDVTADAIEVALERWPVEGVPPKPGAWLMTTARRKAVDRLRRDKTYAARLAVHQVDADRADHAPPADAAGSDGGLPDERLQLFFTCAHPALPAEDRIALTLRCLAGLTTPEVARAFLVPTATMAKRIVRAKKKIREARIPFRVPGPDELPERLPGVLQVVYSIFTEGYAASSGPTLQRLDVADEAIRLARILRRLLPNEREIAGLLALMLLIHARRDARTGPDGSLVLLDEQDRGRWDRAMIEEGRALVVSAISGGPVGPYGVQAAIAALHDEAADVATTDWPQIVALYDVLLALTPSPVVALNRAAAIAMRDGPEAGLALLDDLTDEPILRGYHPYLVARADLLHRLNRLPEAAAAYRQALESAGTDPERLHLERRLHAIQESGRGVAGTEG
- a CDS encoding YciI family protein, yielding MLLINAGATQDGTAEGCTVEDWMAYDKTVRDAGIFVSGESLADLVTATTVRVGDDGRRTVTDGPFAETREVLGGFYVIDVADLDTALDWAGRCPGARGGGSIVVRPIADFDV
- a CDS encoding flavin-containing monooxygenase — translated: MAHSPSVVVIVGAGQSGLAAASAAKAAGFRPLILEAGERPVGSWPAYYDSLTLFSPARYSAFPGVPLPGDPDRYPSRDEVVAYLEAFAATLDVELRTGVRVVKVTTAGTGFAVHTESGEVVQAAGVVAASGSFGSPFVPSLPGLDGFTGDVLHVAGYRRPKSYAGQRVVVVGAGNSAVQVAYELADVATVTLAVRRPVQFIPQVRGGRDMHYWLTKLRIDLLPPAVLSRVIRGTPVFDTGEYRAALASGRYRQRPMFSGFDGDHVVWPDGERERADTVILATGYRPNVDYLEPLGALDTAGLPLHKGGVSLTHPGLVYAGLEFQRSFSSNTLRGVHRDATHVIAALKAHL
- the uriH gene encoding uridine-preferring nucleoside hydrolase UriH — its product is MAKKIILDCDPGHDDAVALLLAHGSPEIDLLAVTTVFGNQTLDKVTRNALSVARVAGITDVPFAAGCARPLVRGIKTAGAIHGESGLDGPVLPEAAIELDPRHAVDLIIDTLMTEPAGTVTLVPTAALTNIALAVRKEPRIVGRVREVVLMGGAYAAGNWSAKAEFNILADPEAAHIVINEPWPLTMVGLDLTHQALATPSVVERIAAVGTAPAKFVVELIDFFAKAYEANQFFTAPPVHDPCAVARVIDPAVMTTRRAPLDVELNGTLTLGMTVADLRAPAPAGCTTEVAVDLDHARFWDLVIDALERIGDPS
- a CDS encoding DUF4287 domain-containing protein, which translates into the protein MSFQAYLDKIEEKTGLTPRQLVEQARERGFEGPSVKAGAIADWLKADYDLGRGHAMALVHVIKNGPKISTKHVGTTGVHRDDSDTLWLDGKATKPTA
- a CDS encoding low affinity iron permease family protein, with translation MSTTIKGSRSAHMPSDVSGRLSLFDRFASAASRFFSRAWFFAFCLLLVVVWAPSYFLIGTVDTWQLIINTITTIVTFLMVALLQNSQTRADAAVQDKLNAVAAALAALMDHSAEAEAESDELRDATSELRKAVGLEERESS
- a CDS encoding GAF and ANTAR domain-containing protein, whose product is MELHGAPTVTDTVEAVVDFALQAVNCRHAGVVLAARGGRAEIGAVTDSVLESVFQWQIDSAAGPLIESLRAQEIVDVVDTSAETRWPDWATKVSELGVGSAVHVPLCIGVQSVGVLTLYGEQAGGFSADDLAVAHILARHASVAVAAARQEETMARAVDARKLVGQAMGILMMKFDVDGDRAFAILKRYSQDHNRKLRDVAQEVIDTRKLPG
- a CDS encoding CBS domain-containing protein, whose product is MTSARDLMTAGAQCVGENESLVDAARKMRDLDVGSLPICGEDQRLKGMLTDRDIVVRCIADGGDPASTMAGQLAQGKPITIGADDDIGEALQMMAQHQVRRLPVIDGHKLVGIIAQADVARAMPERVTGDVVHEVSR
- a CDS encoding FAD-dependent oxidoreductase; the encoded protein is MNDSVWLATATMPRFEAAAGELRADVVVVGGGLIGLTTALLAAQEGAEVVLLEGGRIGARTSGNTTGKVTAQHSLIYADLAKRHGSEKAELYAAANLAGVEEVARLGESIDCELIRAPAYTYTTDPDRAHRIAAEVAATTELGLSALGLDVALADAGEVGLPGVVEAIRFDNQIQLHPGLYLAGLASALVDEGVRVYEHSRVVDVSRKGRVSTEGGAAVDARYAVLATLLPIGMTGGYFARTRPSRSYGIAVQLPEPAPRGMAISIDEQVRSTRPWPGGGPNGLIVVGGSHETGTVEDTQGRYQGLIDWVASTWGVDEVAVEYRWSAQDYNTVDMLPYVGRTPESSAILVATGMRKWGLSNGTAAAMLLRDVIAGRDNPWTELYDARRIGGPRAVAEMVKDNLKVSKAFAAGHLRRTLKGGADHLEVGQGGLLDVDGSTVGAYRDHDGNLHKVSPVCTHMGCALSWNPAESTWDCPCHGSRFTPTGTILDGPATKPLHPR
- a CDS encoding ArsR/SmtB family transcription factor; this translates as MAETPATELRAETHEFLKALASPTRQRIMLVFAQGAELSVNEVADLAGVGQSSASQQLDILRRAHIVTSRREGKTVYYRADRDGAATALADLQSYLQTCC
- a CDS encoding DUF6766 family protein, with the protein product MNKYQVEPDPRQDRKPDSHVRRWGAVYLLAVLFMGSWLGQFFTQLSEFRTDQQDHGQSFVWADYLTNFFASTFENWQSEWLQLVFQAILLLGAKHVIFRVDAEDLERLEAKVDQISKKLDTPPPQ
- a CDS encoding DinB family protein — its product is MTEADLKADLQHYLRKARAALLWKVEGLSEYDVRRPLTSTGTNLLGLVKHLTTVELLYLGIVYDRPFDEFLPWFREDAEPNSDMWATADESREFILGLYRRAADHADATIEAVPLDAVCHIPWWGENGSEANLHQVLTHLIAECHRHAGHADIVRELIDDSIGEGPNDDRIPSTDAGWWKSYHSQLEEAARSADGLAVR